A window of the Lolium perenne isolate Kyuss_39 chromosome 7, Kyuss_2.0, whole genome shotgun sequence genome harbors these coding sequences:
- the LOC127313740 gene encoding daphnetin O-methyltransferase 1, whose product MAAQAPTLEVPTDAELLQAQADLWRHSLYYLTSMGLRCAVELEIPTTIHKLGGVASLPDLTSALCLPPVKMPFLGRLMRVLVTSGVFAADDASESGEELYRLTPLSRVLVHGVVADEHHSQKYFVLAVTSSHCAEAAFGLADWFKKDTEAPVPSPFEDMHGVPVFDDRTAVLDKDFDAVSNQGLAAHDNLGIATILRECGDIFKGLQSLTDCCGGDGTTARALVKAYPHLKCTVLDLPKVIVKAPVDGVINYVAGDLFHTVPSSQAVMLKLVLHFWSDEDCVKILAQCRNAIPSREEGGKVIIIEIVVGPSLGPIMFEAQLLMDMLMMVNTRGVQRSENDWSKLFVKAGFTDYKIVKKLGARCVIEVYP is encoded by the exons ATGGCGGCTCAGGCACCCACATTAGAGGTTCCCACGGACGCTGAGCTGCTGCAGGCACAAGCTGACCTGTGGAGACACAGTCTCTACTACCTCACGTCCATGGGGCTTCGGTGCGCCGTCGAGCTTGAGATCCCGACTACCATCCACAAACTCGGCGGGGTCGCTTCGCTGCCCGACCTCACGTCCGCGCTGTGCCTTCCCCCGGTAAAGATGCCATTCCTCGGCCGGCTCATGCGCGTGCTCGTCACGTCGGGCGTTTTCGCAGCTGACGACGCCTCCGAGTCCGGCGAGGAGCTGTACCGGCTCACCCCGCTGTCCCGCGTCTTGGTGCACGGTGTCGTCGCCGACGAGCACCACAGCCAGAAGTACTTCGTTCTTGCCGTCACCTCCTCGCATTGCGCGGAGGCGGCGTTCGGGCTGGCCGACTGGTTCAAGAAGGATACCGAGGCACCAGTGCCATCACCcttcgaggacatgcatggcgtgcCAGTCTTTGATGACAGAACAGCTGTCCTTGACAAAGATTTTGACGCCGTTTCCAATCAAGGCTTGGCTGCCCACGACAACTTGGGGATCGCCACCATACTGCGTGAGTGCGGTGACATCTTCAAGGGGCTTCAGTCCCTGACTGACTGCTGCGGTGGCGATGGTACCACGGCGAGGGCCCTCGTCAAGGCGTACCCGCATCTCAAATGCACTGTGCTAGACCTCCCCAAGGTGATCGTAAAAGCACCAGTTGATGGTGTCATAAACTATGTTGCAGGTGACCTGTTCCACACCGTGCCATCGTCTCAAGCCGTGATGCTCAAG CTCGTGCTACACTTTTGGAGCGACGAAGATTGTGTCAAAATCCTAGCTCAGTGCAGGAATGCCATTCCATCGCGTGAGGAGGGAGGAAAGGTAATAATCATAGAGATTGTGGTTGGTCCTTCCTTGGGGCCAATTATGTTTGAAGCCCAACTCCTGATGGATATGCTTATGATGGTTAACACGAGGGGGGTTCAACGGAGTGAAAATGACTGGAGCAAGCTGTTCGTGAAAGCAGGCTTCACGGACTACAAAATTGTGAAGAAACTGGGAGCCCGATGTGTCATCGAGGTGTACCCATGA